The proteins below come from a single Limimonas halophila genomic window:
- a CDS encoding ATP-binding cassette domain-containing protein, giving the protein MTAAPVALEGVTKRFAGAERPALDGLTASAEAGRITGLVGPDGAGKTTLLRLIAGLLVPDAGSVAVAGGADRGEPGTLGYMPQAFGLYEDLTVAENLALYADLQGLPPDQRGERLDRLYRFTGLGPFSDRLAGKLSGGMKQKLGLACVLVRPPRVLLLDEPSVGVDPLSRRELWGMVRELADAGIAVLWSTAYLDEAGQCDAVWMLDRGKLIASGPPDSFLAEVRGRTHRMPLPETGRRAVHAAALARPGVLDAQVQGRSLRLLLADGANLPDADAIGAAGPAAPTEPGFEDAFVARLRDQADTGPSAAADDDRTPTHGGARDGPAIEAADLTKRFGDFTAVDRVSFRVAPGEIFGLLGPNGAGKSTTFRMLCGLLPASGGRAQVAGLDLAHARAEARGRIGYMSQAFSLYGDLSVRQNLRFFAGVYGLAGAPARRAIARAVESFGLGPHARTNAGRLPLGFKQRLALACAVMHRPAILFLDEPTSGVDPLTRREFWTRITAMAEAGVTVLVTSHFLNEAEYCDRLAIMHRSRVVALGTPDGLKREHAGDGEASLDDAFAALIEKQGTEAAA; this is encoded by the coding sequence ATGACCGCGGCACCCGTCGCGCTGGAGGGGGTGACGAAGCGCTTCGCCGGCGCCGAGCGTCCGGCGCTCGACGGCCTGACCGCCAGCGCCGAAGCCGGGCGCATCACCGGGCTGGTGGGGCCGGACGGCGCGGGCAAGACCACGCTGCTGCGCCTGATCGCGGGGCTGCTGGTTCCCGACGCGGGCAGCGTGGCGGTGGCGGGCGGCGCGGATCGCGGCGAGCCGGGCACGCTCGGCTACATGCCCCAGGCCTTCGGCCTCTACGAGGATCTGACGGTCGCGGAGAACCTGGCGCTCTACGCCGACCTCCAGGGGCTCCCCCCGGACCAGCGCGGCGAGCGTCTGGACCGCCTCTACCGCTTCACCGGGCTCGGCCCCTTTTCCGACCGGCTCGCGGGCAAGCTCTCCGGCGGCATGAAGCAGAAGCTGGGGCTGGCCTGCGTGCTCGTGCGCCCGCCGCGCGTGCTGCTGCTGGACGAGCCCAGCGTCGGCGTCGATCCCCTCTCCCGCCGCGAACTGTGGGGCATGGTGCGCGAGCTCGCCGACGCGGGCATCGCGGTGCTCTGGTCCACCGCCTACCTGGACGAAGCCGGACAGTGCGACGCGGTGTGGATGCTCGACCGCGGCAAGCTGATCGCCAGCGGCCCGCCCGACAGCTTCCTGGCCGAGGTGCGCGGGCGAACGCACCGCATGCCCCTGCCCGAAACGGGCCGCCGCGCCGTCCACGCCGCCGCGCTCGCCCGGCCCGGCGTGCTGGACGCGCAGGTTCAGGGCCGCAGCCTGCGCCTGCTGCTGGCGGACGGTGCAAACCTGCCCGATGCGGATGCCATCGGCGCGGCCGGGCCGGCGGCCCCGACCGAACCCGGCTTCGAGGACGCCTTCGTGGCGCGGCTGCGGGACCAGGCGGACACCGGCCCGTCCGCGGCCGCCGACGACGACCGCACCCCGACCCACGGCGGCGCGCGCGACGGCCCCGCCATCGAGGCCGCCGACCTCACCAAGCGCTTCGGCGATTTCACGGCCGTCGACCGCGTCAGCTTCCGCGTGGCGCCGGGCGAGATCTTCGGCCTGCTCGGCCCCAACGGCGCGGGCAAGTCCACCACCTTCCGCATGCTCTGCGGCCTGCTGCCGGCGAGCGGCGGGCGCGCCCAGGTAGCGGGGCTGGACCTGGCCCACGCGCGGGCGGAAGCGCGCGGGCGCATCGGCTACATGAGCCAAGCCTTCTCGCTCTACGGCGACCTCTCGGTGCGCCAGAACCTGCGCTTCTTCGCCGGGGTCTACGGGCTGGCGGGCGCCCCCGCGCGCCGCGCCATCGCGCGGGCGGTCGAAAGCTTCGGCCTGGGGCCGCACGCGCGCACCAACGCCGGGCGGCTGCCGCTCGGCTTCAAGCAGCGGCTGGCGCTGGCCTGCGCGGTGATGCACCGGCCCGCGATCCTCTTCCTGGACGAGCCAACCTCCGGCGTCGATCCGCTCACCCGGCGCGAGTTCTGGACGCGCATCACCGCCATGGCGGAGGCGGGGGTGACGGTGCTCGTCACCTCGCACTTTCTGAACGAGGCCGAATACTGCGACCGCCTGGCGATCATGCACCGCAGCCGCGTCGTCGCGCTGGGCACGCCCGACGGCCTCAAGCGCGAGCACGCGGGCGACGGCGAGGCGAGCCTGGACGACGCCTTCGCCGCGCTCATCGAAAAGCAGGGCACGGAGGCGGCGGCATGA
- a CDS encoding efflux RND transporter periplasmic adaptor subunit, with protein MRILRSAMILVVLAALAGGGYWTWRTYVRAQDDGPLTLYGNVDVRQVDLAFNAEGKIAEIPVEEGDRVEKGQVLARLDSDTYENMVAAAEARLEESRARLTELENGTRPQEIERARAAVEQAEARVRMTRITRERRERLRGPSYVSESAYDEAVRAHEEAKAELRQRRAELDLAVEGPRTEKIAAARAQVAFNEATLRLARERLDNTTLTAPEAGTVLTRVREPGATVGPTATVMTLALREPMRVRTYVSETNLGQVEPGMPVAITTDSFPDKVYEGHVGFISPTAEFTPKTVQTPELRTSLVYRVRVIVDNPDAGLRQGMPVTIELRAEGETGS; from the coding sequence ATGCGCATCCTCCGCTCCGCCATGATCCTCGTCGTGCTCGCCGCGCTCGCCGGCGGCGGCTACTGGACCTGGCGCACCTATGTCCGCGCCCAGGACGACGGCCCGCTGACGCTCTACGGCAACGTCGACGTCCGCCAGGTCGATCTCGCCTTCAACGCCGAGGGCAAGATCGCCGAAATTCCCGTCGAGGAAGGCGACCGCGTGGAAAAGGGCCAGGTGCTCGCGCGCCTGGACAGCGACACCTACGAAAACATGGTCGCCGCGGCCGAAGCGCGCCTGGAAGAAAGCCGCGCCCGCCTGACCGAGCTGGAAAACGGCACCCGGCCGCAGGAGATCGAGCGCGCCCGCGCCGCCGTGGAGCAGGCCGAGGCCCGCGTGCGCATGACCCGTATCACGCGCGAGCGGCGCGAGCGCCTGCGCGGGCCCAGCTACGTCTCGGAGTCCGCCTACGACGAAGCCGTGCGCGCCCACGAAGAGGCCAAGGCCGAACTGCGCCAGCGCAGGGCGGAACTGGACCTCGCCGTGGAGGGTCCACGCACGGAGAAGATCGCCGCCGCGCGCGCCCAGGTGGCCTTCAACGAGGCGACGCTGCGCCTCGCCCGCGAGCGGCTGGACAACACCACGCTCACCGCGCCGGAAGCCGGCACGGTGCTTACCCGCGTGCGCGAGCCCGGCGCCACGGTCGGTCCCACGGCCACGGTGATGACGCTGGCCCTCCGCGAGCCGATGCGCGTGCGCACCTACGTCTCGGAAACCAACCTCGGCCAGGTCGAGCCGGGGATGCCGGTCGCCATCACCACCGACAGCTTTCCGGACAAGGTCTACGAGGGCCACGTCGGCTTTATCTCGCCGACCGCCGAGTTCACGCCCAAGACGGTGCAGACGCCCGAGCTGCGCACCTCGCTCGTCTACCGGGTGCGCGTGATCGTGGACAACCCGGATGCCGGGCTGCGCCAGGGCATGCCGGTGACGATCGAGCTGCGCGCCGAGGGCGAAACCGGGTCATGA
- a CDS encoding sodium:calcium antiporter encodes MALDLTLAVPLFLVCAAVIAVGGVAMTAVADCLADRTGFGEALVGGILLGISTSFSGTVTSITAAVEGHASLAVSNGIGGIAVQTVFLAVGDILYRRANLEHAAASATALVQLGLLLLLLGLPLMAATMPAVAVAGLHPVSPVLLAVYLAGVRLTRSVQQQPMWFPQRTAELRVDQPEADPFPSLSTAALALRYAGLAAILGLAGWGIAQTGMDIVRATGLSQSFVGAAFTATSTSLPELVITLAAVRRGALQLAVSGIVGGNTFDVLFLVLSDAGYRPGSIYHAVGMPELFLIAWAIVMSAVLMLGLLHREKRGWAAIGWESVTLIAVYLLGLLVQVWAI; translated from the coding sequence ATGGCGCTCGATCTAACGCTCGCCGTTCCGCTTTTCCTGGTGTGCGCCGCCGTCATCGCCGTCGGCGGCGTCGCCATGACCGCCGTGGCCGACTGCCTGGCCGACCGCACGGGCTTCGGCGAAGCGCTGGTCGGCGGCATTCTGCTGGGCATCAGCACCTCGTTTTCCGGCACGGTGACCTCGATCACCGCGGCCGTGGAGGGGCATGCGTCCCTGGCGGTGTCCAACGGCATCGGCGGGATCGCGGTGCAGACCGTCTTCCTGGCCGTGGGCGACATCCTTTACCGCCGCGCCAACCTGGAGCACGCCGCCGCCTCGGCCACGGCCCTCGTGCAACTCGGGCTGCTGCTGCTTCTGCTGGGGCTGCCGCTCATGGCGGCGACGATGCCGGCGGTCGCGGTGGCCGGGCTGCATCCCGTGAGCCCGGTGCTGCTCGCGGTCTATCTGGCGGGCGTGCGCCTGACCCGCAGCGTGCAGCAGCAGCCCATGTGGTTCCCGCAGCGCACGGCGGAGCTGCGCGTCGACCAGCCGGAAGCCGACCCCTTCCCCAGCCTCTCCACGGCCGCGCTGGCGCTGCGCTACGCCGGCCTGGCGGCGATCCTGGGCCTCGCCGGCTGGGGCATCGCGCAGACGGGCATGGACATCGTGCGCGCCACCGGCCTGTCGCAGAGCTTCGTGGGCGCGGCCTTCACGGCCACGTCAACGTCCCTGCCCGAGCTGGTCATCACCCTGGCGGCGGTGCGCCGGGGCGCGCTCCAGCTCGCGGTGAGCGGGATCGTGGGCGGCAACACCTTCGACGTGCTCTTCCTCGTGCTCTCGGACGCGGGCTACCGCCCGGGCTCAATCTATCACGCCGTCGGCATGCCCGAACTCTTCCTCATCGCCTGGGCCATCGTGATGAGCGCCGTGCTCATGCTCGGCCTGCTCCACCGCGAAAAACGCGGCTGGGCGGCGATCGGCTGGGAAAGCGTGACCCTGATCGCGGTCTATCTGCTGGGGCTGCTGGTGCAGGTGTGGGCGATCTGA
- the phbB gene encoding acetoacetyl-CoA reductase: protein MSDAGRVALVSGGVRGLGAAMCRQLHARGFRVAATHLHADEAAAAFARETDLPVYEWDVSDPDACAQGIRNVENDLGPVDVLVNNAGTNADRMFHKMTHAEWDKVIRVDLGSMFNMTHPVIAGMRERGYGRIVNVSSVNAQKGQMGQTNYCAAKAGVLGFTRALALESAAKGITVNAVAPGYADTRMVEAVPEKVMKQILGQVPVGRLAAPEEIARCVTFLAGEDAGFITGATLSANGGLYMI, encoded by the coding sequence ATGAGCGACGCGGGACGGGTGGCCCTGGTAAGCGGCGGCGTCCGCGGCCTGGGCGCGGCCATGTGCCGGCAGCTTCACGCGCGCGGCTTCCGCGTGGCGGCCACGCACCTGCACGCCGACGAGGCCGCGGCGGCCTTCGCGCGCGAAACGGATCTGCCCGTCTACGAATGGGACGTTTCCGACCCCGACGCGTGCGCGCAGGGGATCCGCAATGTCGAAAACGATCTCGGCCCCGTCGACGTGCTGGTGAACAACGCCGGCACCAACGCCGACCGCATGTTTCACAAGATGACCCACGCCGAGTGGGACAAGGTGATCCGCGTCGACCTGGGCTCGATGTTCAACATGACCCACCCCGTGATCGCCGGGATGCGCGAGCGCGGCTACGGCCGCATCGTCAACGTGTCCTCGGTGAACGCCCAGAAGGGGCAGATGGGGCAGACGAACTACTGCGCCGCCAAGGCGGGCGTGCTGGGCTTTACGCGCGCATTGGCGCTGGAATCCGCGGCCAAGGGGATCACGGTCAACGCCGTCGCGCCGGGCTACGCGGACACCCGCATGGTGGAAGCCGTGCCCGAAAAGGTGATGAAGCAGATCCTGGGGCAGGTGCCCGTCGGCCGCCTCGCCGCGCCCGAGGAGATCGCGCGCTGCGTCACCTTCCTGGCCGGCGAGGACGCCGGCTTCATCACCGGCGCCACCCTCTCCGCCAACGGTGGGCTGTACATGATCTGA
- a CDS encoding mandelate racemase/muconate lactonizing enzyme family protein gives MRIREIHVHQHDLPVAGGPFRMARTTVDALDTTVVRVVTDSGHVGWGETCPVGPVYQAHHALGARAALAEVAPGLIGQDARAIEVVRSEMDARLDGHGYAKAAIDIALWDLAGKLYGRRICDLLGGGRRERVPAYHATSVGEPEQVAREAREKVVAGFRRLQIKVGGRAVEQDIATLRAVWAAVGTDARLVADANRGWTGRDAMLLSNACADIPLSLEQPCNSMDEIAAVRQHLRHPVYLDESAEDLATILRALSWNVCDGLALKLTRSGGLSAMRAIRDVCAARGIPQTSDDSWGGDIVAAACVHLAATVPDGLLDGVWLAAPYIRESYDPAAPMTIRDGHVAVPDGPGLGLTLDPATFGEPVASYG, from the coding sequence ATGCGCATCCGGGAGATCCACGTCCACCAGCACGACCTGCCCGTCGCGGGCGGGCCGTTCCGCATGGCGCGCACCACGGTCGACGCCCTGGACACCACGGTCGTGCGCGTGGTCACGGACAGCGGCCATGTCGGCTGGGGCGAAACCTGTCCCGTGGGGCCCGTCTATCAGGCCCACCACGCGCTGGGCGCCCGCGCGGCGCTGGCGGAGGTGGCGCCGGGCCTGATCGGCCAGGACGCGCGCGCCATCGAGGTCGTGCGCAGCGAGATGGACGCGCGCCTGGACGGCCACGGCTACGCCAAGGCGGCCATCGACATCGCGCTCTGGGATCTGGCGGGCAAGCTCTACGGCCGGCGCATCTGCGACCTGCTCGGCGGCGGCCGGCGCGAGCGGGTGCCCGCCTACCATGCCACCAGCGTCGGCGAGCCGGAGCAGGTGGCGCGCGAGGCGCGCGAGAAGGTGGTCGCCGGCTTCCGGCGCCTGCAGATCAAGGTCGGCGGGCGCGCGGTGGAGCAGGACATCGCCACGCTGCGCGCGGTCTGGGCGGCCGTGGGCACCGACGCCCGCCTCGTCGCCGACGCCAATCGCGGCTGGACCGGGCGCGACGCCATGCTGCTGTCGAACGCCTGCGCCGACATCCCGCTGTCGCTGGAACAGCCCTGCAACAGCATGGACGAGATCGCCGCCGTGCGGCAGCACTTGCGCCACCCGGTCTACCTGGACGAAAGCGCGGAGGATCTGGCGACCATCCTGCGCGCGCTGAGCTGGAACGTCTGCGACGGGCTGGCGCTGAAGCTCACGCGCTCGGGCGGGCTGAGCGCCATGCGCGCCATCCGCGACGTCTGCGCCGCGCGCGGCATCCCGCAGACCAGCGACGATTCCTGGGGCGGGGACATCGTGGCCGCCGCGTGCGTCCACCTCGCCGCGACCGTGCCCGACGGCCTGCTGGACGGCGTCTGGCTCGCCGCGCCCTACATCCGCGAGTCCTACGATCCGGCCGCGCCCATGACGATCCGCGACGGCCACGTGGCCGTGCCGGACGGGCCGGGCCTCGGCCTCACCCTCGACCCGGCGACGTTCGGCGAGCCCGTGGCGTCCTACGGGTGA
- a CDS encoding AMP-binding protein → MLPAARGYDALVRQFRWEIPERFNIGVEVCDRWAERTPDAPALVQWTDGGVQEMPFRELRRRADALANALAGLGVRRGQRVGILLPQCPEAAIAHIAVYKLGAVAVPLFTLFGADALAFRLGDSEAVALIGTPDGLATVDAVADRVPALTHHIAVGGPAPGAHAFEDLLAQSRDRFTAADTAADDPALVIYTSGTTGQPKGALHAHRVLAGHLPGVEFPHEMFPQPGDRFWTPADWAWIGGLLDVLLPSLAHAVPVVAHRFAKFDPEQAFRLMAETGVRNSFMPPTALKMLRQVERPVERFGVRPRTLASGGETLGSGLLDWGRATFGLTINEFYGQTECNLIVGNCAGQLDSRPGSMGKPIPGHTVAVVDGDGTPLPPGAEGTVAVKRPDPAMFLEYLNRPEATAEKFAGDWMLTGDTATTDADGYLWFVGRDDDVISSGGYRIGPGEVEDSLGRHPAVAMAAVVGVPDELRGQRVKAFVVLQGGHAPSEELTRELQRHVKTNLAAHEYPREIEYVPGLPLTATGKIKRKDLREQGSGACPSG, encoded by the coding sequence ATGCTGCCCGCCGCGCGGGGCTACGATGCCCTGGTCCGCCAGTTCCGCTGGGAGATTCCCGAACGCTTCAACATCGGCGTCGAAGTCTGCGACCGCTGGGCCGAGCGCACGCCGGACGCGCCCGCGCTGGTGCAGTGGACGGATGGCGGCGTTCAGGAGATGCCCTTTCGCGAGTTGCGCCGCCGCGCCGATGCGCTCGCCAACGCGCTCGCGGGCTTGGGCGTACGGCGCGGGCAGCGCGTGGGCATCCTGCTGCCCCAGTGCCCGGAAGCCGCGATCGCCCACATCGCCGTCTACAAGCTGGGCGCGGTCGCGGTGCCGCTGTTCACCCTCTTCGGCGCGGACGCCCTGGCTTTTCGTCTTGGCGACAGCGAGGCGGTGGCGCTGATCGGCACGCCCGACGGACTCGCGACCGTGGACGCCGTGGCCGACCGCGTGCCGGCACTCACCCACCACATCGCCGTCGGCGGCCCGGCGCCGGGGGCGCACGCCTTCGAGGACCTGCTGGCGCAAAGCCGCGACCGCTTCACCGCCGCCGACACGGCCGCCGACGATCCGGCGCTCGTCATCTACACCAGCGGCACCACGGGGCAGCCCAAGGGGGCGCTGCACGCCCACCGCGTGCTCGCCGGGCACCTGCCGGGCGTCGAGTTCCCGCACGAGATGTTCCCGCAGCCCGGCGACCGCTTCTGGACCCCGGCCGACTGGGCGTGGATCGGCGGCCTGCTGGACGTGCTGCTGCCCAGTCTGGCGCACGCCGTGCCGGTGGTCGCGCACCGCTTCGCCAAGTTCGACCCCGAGCAGGCCTTCCGGCTGATGGCGGAAACCGGCGTGCGCAACAGCTTCATGCCGCCCACGGCGCTGAAGATGCTGCGCCAGGTCGAGCGGCCGGTGGAACGCTTCGGCGTGCGCCCGCGCACGCTGGCAAGCGGCGGGGAAACGCTCGGCTCCGGGTTGCTGGACTGGGGCCGCGCGACCTTCGGCCTGACCATCAACGAATTCTACGGCCAGACCGAGTGCAACCTGATCGTCGGCAACTGCGCCGGCCAGCTCGACTCGCGCCCCGGCTCGATGGGCAAGCCCATCCCGGGCCACACCGTCGCCGTTGTGGACGGTGACGGCACCCCGCTGCCGCCGGGCGCCGAGGGCACCGTGGCGGTCAAGCGGCCCGACCCGGCGATGTTCCTGGAATACCTCAACCGGCCCGAGGCCACGGCCGAAAAATTCGCCGGGGACTGGATGCTCACCGGGGACACCGCGACGACGGACGCGGACGGCTACCTCTGGTTCGTCGGCCGCGACGACGACGTGATTTCCAGCGGCGGCTACCGCATCGGCCCCGGCGAGGTCGAGGACAGCCTGGGCAGGCATCCGGCGGTGGCGATGGCCGCCGTGGTGGGCGTGCCCGACGAGCTGCGCGGCCAGCGCGTGAAGGCCTTCGTCGTGCTCCAGGGCGGGCACGCCCCGTCCGAGGAGCTGACGCGCGAGCTGCAGCGGCACGTGAAGACCAACCTCGCCGCGCACGAATACCCGCGCGAGATCGAGTATGTGCCGGGATTGCCGCTCACCGCGACGGGCAAGATCAAGCGCAAGGATCTGCGCGAGCAGGGCTCGGGCGCGTGTCCATCGGGGTGA
- a CDS encoding thiol-disulfide oxidoreductase DCC family protein — protein sequence MSDTPAVTVYYDAACPLCRREVAWYRRLDRAGRIAWADVGASADTLAAQGISQADAMARIHARRPDGRMISGAAVFVAIWRHLPGFKLIAPVAGWKPVLALLERAYVWFAERRNRLTGKGCDADGCAVR from the coding sequence ATGTCCGACACGCCCGCCGTCACCGTCTACTACGATGCCGCCTGCCCGCTGTGCCGACGCGAGGTCGCCTGGTACCGGCGCCTGGACCGCGCGGGCCGCATCGCCTGGGCGGACGTGGGTGCCAGCGCGGACACCCTCGCGGCCCAGGGGATCAGCCAGGCCGACGCGATGGCGCGCATCCACGCCCGGCGGCCCGACGGGCGCATGATCTCGGGCGCGGCCGTGTTCGTCGCGATCTGGCGCCATCTTCCGGGTTTCAAGCTGATCGCGCCCGTGGCCGGGTGGAAGCCTGTGCTGGCGCTGCTGGAGCGCGCCTACGTGTGGTTCGCCGAACGCCGGAACCGCCTGACCGGTAAGGGCTGCGACGCGGACGGCTGCGCGGTGCGGTAA
- a CDS encoding BCCT family transporter, whose translation MAENVAERGSEERIGMNAGLGDPWVLGISGGFVIAFLALSAYDVNLLSELVSGGFTWTAKYLGSFFQAILLLTFFIAIGVAISPAASAKMGNLDQPEMSTFKWVSIILCTLLAGGGVFFAAGEPVYHFVAQSPPAFGAETGTAAAVQAALAQSFTHWGFLAWAILGSLTSLVLVHAHYTHGKPLQPRTLLFPVFGERVMRGAFGGIVDAVCVIAVVAGTVGPIGFLATQVAYGMEVLFGIEDSYGSQLAVLVVLGGIYVTSALTGIHRGIQFLSRMNVFLALFIAAVIFVFGPTLFLLNSYLQGFGTYVSSFLETSTMTAQTAPDWWMKWWTVFFFAWFLGYGPLMALFVARISRGRTIREMIVAVAIAAPVATTVWFTLLGGSGIYYQMQGVIDLKEALTNFQFDVATLTVAQALPLGLVMAVLILILTTIFVATTGDSMSYTISMVASGHDQPARSVRAFWGITMAVMAAILLYMGAGQVSALQQFIVITAIPVSLVLLPSLYLGPKAAYDMAREQRIVS comes from the coding sequence ATGGCGGAGAATGTGGCTGAACGCGGGTCGGAGGAGCGGATCGGCATGAACGCCGGTCTTGGCGACCCTTGGGTGCTGGGCATCAGTGGCGGCTTTGTGATCGCCTTCCTCGCCTTGTCGGCCTACGACGTGAACCTGCTCTCCGAGCTGGTCAGCGGGGGCTTCACCTGGACGGCGAAGTATCTCGGCTCCTTCTTCCAGGCGATCCTGCTGCTCACCTTCTTCATCGCCATCGGGGTGGCGATCTCCCCGGCGGCGAGCGCCAAGATGGGCAACCTCGACCAGCCGGAGATGAGCACCTTCAAGTGGGTGTCCATCATCCTGTGCACGCTGCTGGCGGGCGGCGGCGTCTTCTTCGCCGCGGGCGAGCCGGTGTACCACTTTGTCGCACAATCGCCCCCGGCCTTCGGCGCCGAGACGGGAACGGCGGCGGCGGTGCAGGCCGCCCTGGCGCAGTCCTTCACGCACTGGGGCTTCCTGGCGTGGGCGATCCTGGGCTCGCTGACCTCGCTGGTCCTCGTGCACGCGCACTACACCCACGGCAAGCCGCTGCAGCCGCGCACGCTGCTCTTCCCCGTGTTCGGCGAGCGCGTGATGCGCGGCGCCTTCGGCGGCATCGTGGACGCGGTCTGCGTGATCGCGGTCGTCGCCGGGACGGTCGGGCCCATCGGCTTTCTGGCGACCCAGGTGGCCTACGGCATGGAGGTGCTGTTCGGCATCGAGGACAGCTACGGCTCGCAGCTCGCGGTGCTGGTCGTGCTGGGCGGCATCTACGTGACCTCGGCGCTGACGGGCATCCACCGCGGCATCCAGTTCCTCTCGCGCATGAACGTCTTCCTGGCGCTTTTCATTGCCGCCGTGATCTTCGTTTTCGGCCCCACGCTGTTCCTCCTGAACAGCTACCTCCAGGGCTTCGGCACCTACGTCAGCAGCTTCCTCGAGACGTCCACGATGACGGCGCAGACCGCGCCCGACTGGTGGATGAAGTGGTGGACGGTCTTCTTCTTCGCCTGGTTCCTGGGCTACGGGCCGCTCATGGCGCTGTTCGTGGCGCGCATCTCGCGCGGGCGCACGATCCGCGAGATGATCGTGGCCGTGGCCATCGCCGCGCCCGTCGCCACCACGGTCTGGTTCACGCTGCTCGGCGGCTCGGGCATCTACTACCAGATGCAGGGCGTCATCGACCTCAAGGAAGCGCTGACCAACTTCCAGTTCGACGTGGCGACGCTGACCGTGGCGCAGGCGCTGCCGTTGGGCCTCGTGATGGCGGTGCTGATCCTGATCCTCACCACCATCTTCGTCGCCACGACGGGCGACTCCATGAGCTACACCATCTCCATGGTGGCCTCCGGCCACGACCAGCCCGCCCGGTCGGTGCGCGCGTTCTGGGGCATCACCATGGCCGTGATGGCGGCGATCCTGCTCTACATGGGCGCCGGCCAGGTCAGCGCGCTGCAGCAGTTCATCGTGATCACCGCGATCCCGGTTTCACTGGTCCTCTTGCCATCGCTCTATCTCGGGCCCAAGGCGGCCTACGACATGGCCCGGGAGCAGCGGATCGTGAGCTGA
- a CDS encoding LysR family transcriptional regulator: MKGAGPAMNVTLKHLQAFVAVAREGSFTRAARRLALSQPALTIQINQFEEELGVRLFDRTTRRVMLTDNGTEFLPTAERLLDDFESAIADVREVAQRRRGRVSVATLPSIALKAMPDILAAFRDTYPGISVHLHDANASGVQRRVSRKEVDFGLASMWEPDADLAFEAVMRDPFGLVCRADHPLAEATGPVRWRELAGHTFLGLGHDTGIRPLVQSVDGLPDNLRQPEVEVSNIATLEGMLVAGLGISVLPRLAMPDHHPNDLIFRPLVEPELARDICLITRQGRSLSPAAESMRDMVIARLGGSGAP, encoded by the coding sequence ATGAAGGGTGCCGGTCCGGCAATGAATGTCACGCTCAAGCACCTCCAGGCCTTCGTCGCCGTCGCGCGCGAGGGCAGCTTCACGCGCGCGGCGCGGCGGCTGGCGCTGTCGCAGCCGGCGCTGACCATCCAGATCAATCAGTTCGAGGAGGAGCTGGGGGTGCGGCTGTTCGACCGCACTACCCGGCGCGTGATGCTCACCGACAACGGCACCGAGTTCCTGCCCACGGCCGAACGCCTGCTGGACGATTTCGAATCCGCCATCGCCGATGTGCGCGAGGTCGCCCAGCGCCGGCGCGGGCGGGTGAGCGTCGCCACGCTGCCCTCGATCGCGCTCAAGGCCATGCCGGACATCCTGGCGGCGTTCCGCGACACCTACCCCGGCATCTCGGTGCACCTGCACGACGCCAACGCCAGCGGCGTGCAACGCCGCGTGTCGCGCAAGGAGGTCGACTTCGGCCTGGCGTCGATGTGGGAGCCGGACGCCGACCTCGCCTTCGAGGCCGTCATGCGCGATCCCTTCGGGCTCGTCTGCCGCGCCGATCATCCCCTGGCCGAAGCCACCGGGCCGGTGCGCTGGCGCGAGCTGGCCGGCCACACCTTCCTCGGCCTGGGCCACGACACCGGCATCCGGCCGCTGGTCCAGTCCGTGGACGGCCTGCCCGACAACCTGCGCCAGCCGGAGGTGGAGGTGTCCAACATCGCCACGCTGGAGGGCATGCTGGTCGCCGGCCTGGGCATCAGCGTGTTGCCGCGCCTGGCCATGCCGGACCATCACCCAAACGACCTGATCTTCCGGCCCTTGGTCGAACCTGAATTGGCACGCGACATATGCCTGATCACGCGCCAGGGGCGCTCGCTGTCGCCAGCTGCGGAAAGCATGCGCGACATGGTGATCGCACGGTTGGGCGGGTCCGGAGCCCCCTGA